A section of the Deltaproteobacteria bacterium genome encodes:
- a CDS encoding MinD/ParA family protein, which produces MLELPATYRTSKLILAANNKKISMTKQPARVFSITSGKGGVGKTHVTVNLGVAISKLGHKVLLLDADMGLANINILLGFQPKATIQDVVSGKAKISDIIVTSSFGVDVIPAASGIPELTNLSEEERLALMSSFEELGDRYDYILIDTAAGIGDNVMYFNVAAEDVLVVIDSEPTTLTDAYALIKVLAQRCGVRQFNIIANRTPAGTDGRTTYAQLAAASDKFLRDVSLKYLGSICDDRQVSEAVIAQRPFIELYPGSKASINIANLAKKLTSKARSKTPSGGMQFLFQSLLKANN; this is translated from the coding sequence ATGCTTGAATTGCCTGCCACCTACCGAACATCGAAACTAATACTTGCAGCGAATAACAAAAAGATTTCTATGACTAAACAGCCAGCACGAGTGTTTTCTATTACCAGCGGGAAGGGCGGCGTGGGGAAAACCCACGTCACCGTGAATTTGGGCGTTGCAATATCAAAGTTGGGACATAAAGTATTGCTGCTCGATGCCGACATGGGGTTAGCAAACATCAACATCCTTCTGGGCTTTCAGCCAAAAGCTACTATTCAAGACGTAGTGTCGGGTAAGGCTAAGATTAGCGATATTATCGTAACGAGCAGTTTTGGCGTAGATGTCATACCAGCAGCTAGCGGTATTCCAGAGCTTACTAATCTTAGCGAAGAAGAGCGCCTAGCATTAATGTCGAGTTTTGAGGAATTAGGCGATAGATACGACTATATCCTAATCGACACGGCCGCTGGGATAGGCGATAACGTAATGTACTTTAACGTAGCGGCAGAAGACGTGCTAGTTGTAATCGACTCTGAACCAACTACGCTAACAGACGCTTATGCGCTCATTAAAGTTCTCGCCCAAAGGTGTGGCGTTCGGCAGTTTAACATCATAGCTAATCGGACGCCTGCTGGCACTGATGGAAGAACCACATACGCACAACTTGCAGCAGCATCGGATAAATTCCTTAGAGACGTTAGCCTGAAATATTTGGGATCCATCTGCGATGATCGTCAAGTCTCAGAAGCGGTAATCGCACAGCGACCCTTTATAGAGCTTTATCCCGGGTCTAAAGCAAGCATTAACATAGCCAACTTAGCTAAAAAGCTAACCTCAAAGGCTCGCAGCAAAACGCCCAGTGGCGGCATGCAGTTCCTGTTTCAGTCCCTCCTAAAAGCCAATAACTAA